The following coding sequences lie in one Candidatus Paceibacterota bacterium genomic window:
- a CDS encoding S41 family peptidase: protein MNSNKRIVSIILAILLLGGSFFLGLSVGNANHPPINDITTLSNKESGQPDQVDFSPFWKAWGIVNEKYVATHSTTTVSDQDRVYGAIKGMVDSLGDPYTTFFPPADAKVFQSEISGNFEGVGLEMGVKNGILTVISALKNTPAARAGIQPGDQILKINDADATSLNIDEAVQMIRGPKGTKVTFTLLRNGEKQPIVVSLVRETINIPTIDTKMRSDGVFVISLYNFSADSPNLFRNALREFINAHTDKLVLDLRGNPGGYLDAAVDMASWFLPTGDVIVQEDYGQGKEKEISRSKGYNIFSKQLKMAILINGGSASASEILGGALQEHGVAKLVGQKSFGKGSVQELVNLTPDTALKVTVARWLTPNGKSISDGGLTPDLVVPMTEDDVTAGKDPQMEAAANLLKSE, encoded by the coding sequence ATGAATTCCAACAAAAGGATTGTTTCAATTATTCTCGCCATCCTCCTTCTCGGAGGTTCGTTTTTTTTGGGTCTTTCGGTTGGCAACGCCAATCATCCGCCGATAAATGACATCACCACTCTTTCAAACAAGGAAAGCGGTCAGCCCGATCAGGTGGATTTTTCGCCCTTCTGGAAAGCCTGGGGTATCGTTAATGAGAAGTATGTAGCCACTCATTCCACCACCACGGTCTCCGATCAGGACCGCGTTTACGGCGCTATTAAGGGCATGGTGGACTCTTTGGGCGATCCTTACACCACTTTCTTCCCGCCAGCTGACGCCAAAGTTTTTCAAAGCGAAATTAGTGGCAACTTCGAAGGAGTAGGCCTTGAAATGGGGGTAAAGAACGGCATTCTTACCGTTATCTCCGCTCTTAAGAACACTCCGGCCGCCAGAGCTGGCATTCAGCCGGGAGATCAGATTTTGAAAATAAATGACGCTGATGCCACCAGCCTAAATATTGATGAAGCTGTTCAGATGATCAGGGGACCAAAAGGTACTAAAGTCACCTTTACCTTACTTCGAAATGGCGAAAAGCAGCCTATTGTAGTCAGTCTTGTTCGCGAAACCATCAATATTCCGACCATTGATACGAAAATGCGCTCTGACGGAGTTTTCGTAATCAGCCTTTACAATTTCTCAGCTGATTCTCCTAATCTTTTCCGAAATGCTTTGCGAGAATTTATCAACGCTCACACCGACAAGCTCGTGCTTGATTTGCGAGGTAATCCCGGAGGCTACCTCGACGCGGCCGTTGACATGGCTAGCTGGTTTCTACCAACCGGTGATGTCATTGTTCAGGAAGATTATGGTCAAGGGAAAGAGAAAGAAATTTCCCGCAGCAAAGGCTACAACATTTTCAGCAAGCAACTTAAAATGGCTATTCTTATAAACGGGGGTTCGGCTTCGGCCTCGGAGATTCTCGGCGGCGCCCTGCAGGAACACGGCGTAGCCAAACTGGTAGGACAAAAAAGTTTCGGCAAAGGTTCGGTGCAGGAGCTGGTTAATCTGACCCCGGATACTGCCTTGAAAGTGACAGTCGCTCGCTGGCTAACACCAAATGGAAAATCAATTTCAGATGGTGGCTTAACGCCCGATTTAGTAGTACCGATGACAGAAGATGATGTAACAGCTGGAAAGGATCCGCAAATGGAGGCAGCCGCTAACTTGCTAAAATCGGAATAA
- a CDS encoding magnesium transporter CorA family protein translates to MIKKYEYRNLVWIDLENPSSNEVRAVMDEYAMEPLVAEELLIPSLKPKVDLYNNCIYLILHFPILKYGQNSQKNQEIDFVIGRNFLVTSRYEEIDPLHQFSRVFEVNSILDRSNMGEHAGFIFYYMIRNLYRYLIDQLDSIKSSLAQVEDHIFKGEEREMVIELSQISRTLLDFKEATSVHKSVLDSLAIAGKKFFGPDFEYYLQSIISEYFKVHTEIQGSKEFVEELRTTNNSLLTTKQNEVMKTLTIMAFIFLPLSFIASIFGMNSDYLPIVGSPNGFWIILGSMLVIGLCIFSFFKYKKWL, encoded by the coding sequence ATGATTAAGAAATACGAGTATCGCAATTTAGTCTGGATTGATCTGGAAAATCCAAGCAGCAACGAGGTACGGGCCGTCATGGATGAATACGCCATGGAACCCTTGGTGGCCGAAGAACTTTTAATACCGAGTCTTAAGCCAAAAGTTGATCTCTATAACAATTGCATTTATCTCATCCTTCACTTCCCTATTTTGAAATACGGCCAGAATAGCCAGAAAAATCAAGAAATCGATTTTGTTATTGGCCGCAATTTTCTGGTTACCTCGCGATATGAAGAAATTGACCCGCTTCACCAGTTTTCTCGCGTCTTTGAGGTCAATTCGATTTTAGACCGTAGCAACATGGGAGAGCATGCCGGCTTTATCTTCTATTACATGATCCGCAATCTTTACCGTTATCTGATTGATCAGCTTGATTCCATTAAGAGCTCCTTGGCTCAAGTGGAAGATCATATCTTTAAGGGCGAGGAACGAGAGATGGTGATTGAACTTTCCCAAATTAGCCGAACTCTTTTGGATTTCAAGGAAGCTACCAGTGTTCATAAAAGTGTTCTGGATTCTCTGGCAATCGCCGGTAAGAAATTTTTTGGGCCGGATTTTGAATATTATCTTCAATCAATCATCAGCGAATACTTTAAAGTTCACACCGAGATCCAGGGCAGCAAGGAATTCGTAGAAGAACTTCGAACTACTAACAATTCTCTCCTGACCACCAAGCAGAATGAGGTGATGAAAACCTTAACGATCATGGCCTTTATCTTTCTGCCTCTCTCCTTCATCGCTTCAATTTTCGGCATGAACAGCGACTATCTGCCAATTGTCGGAAGTCCAAACGGTTTTTGGATCATTCTTGGCTCAATGCTGGTGATCGGTCTTTGCATTTTCTCATTCTTTAAGTATAAGAAGTGGCTCTAA
- the cysS gene encoding cysteine--tRNA ligase, whose protein sequence is MNLRFHNTLTHQKEEFKSIQDGEVKMYNCGPTVYDYVHVGNLRAFLFADILRRTLEYNDFKVKQVMNITDVGHLRSDADEGEDKMTAALKREGKSLNLDSLKELADFYTTAFLKNLDELNIEKPTLMPKASENIQEDLQLIERLDQKGFVYKTSDGLYFDTSKDPNYGRLGGINRDAAEDQFRIEQNPEKRHPQDFALWKFNNDLGWESSYGKGFPGWHIECSAMSMKYLGETFDIHTGGVDHIPIHHNNEIAQSEAATGKSLAHYWLHNAFVNVSDGGKMAKSAGNFLKLQDLENEGISPLAYRYWLLTSHYRSPVNLNLEALKGSQAALDRLASHLSSAATGGAINPAYQQKFHQFINDDLDTPKALALVWDLIKDQNVSEADKGATILDFDRVFGLNLEKLSEPADFEIPAEISRLADEREAARQNKDWKKADELRDQIRRLGFEISDTESGQKISK, encoded by the coding sequence GTGAATTTACGTTTTCACAATACTCTCACGCACCAAAAAGAGGAATTTAAATCGATTCAGGATGGTGAAGTAAAAATGTATAATTGCGGGCCGACCGTTTACGATTACGTTCATGTTGGTAATTTGCGAGCTTTTTTATTTGCCGATATTTTACGGCGCACCCTTGAATATAACGATTTTAAAGTTAAGCAGGTAATGAATATTACGGACGTTGGGCATTTGCGATCGGACGCGGATGAAGGCGAAGATAAGATGACAGCCGCTCTAAAGCGCGAAGGCAAATCTTTGAATCTAGATTCTTTAAAAGAGTTGGCGGATTTTTATACCACCGCCTTTTTAAAAAATCTGGATGAGCTAAATATTGAAAAACCGACTTTAATGCCGAAAGCCAGTGAGAATATTCAAGAAGATTTGCAATTGATTGAAAGGCTGGATCAAAAGGGGTTCGTTTATAAAACTTCCGACGGTTTATATTTTGACACTTCGAAGGATCCGAATTATGGAAGGCTCGGCGGCATTAATAGAGATGCCGCCGAGGATCAGTTTCGAATCGAGCAAAATCCTGAAAAACGTCATCCTCAGGATTTTGCTCTCTGGAAATTCAATAATGATCTCGGTTGGGAAAGCTCTTATGGCAAAGGCTTCCCCGGTTGGCACATAGAATGCTCGGCCATGAGTATGAAATATCTCGGCGAGACTTTTGATATCCATACAGGTGGAGTGGACCATATTCCCATTCATCACAACAATGAGATTGCTCAATCTGAAGCGGCTACCGGTAAGTCTCTGGCGCATTACTGGCTTCATAATGCTTTCGTGAATGTTTCCGATGGGGGCAAGATGGCTAAATCAGCAGGCAATTTTCTTAAGCTTCAGGATCTGGAGAATGAGGGCATCTCTCCCCTAGCCTACCGATATTGGCTTTTGACTTCACATTACCGGAGTCCAGTAAACTTAAATCTTGAAGCTCTAAAAGGTTCGCAAGCCGCCTTAGACAGGCTTGCGAGCCATCTATCTAGCGCCGCCACAGGCGGCGCCATCAATCCTGCTTACCAGCAAAAATTCCACCAATTCATTAACGACGATTTAGATACTCCAAAAGCTTTGGCTCTCGTTTGGGATTTAATCAAAGATCAAAACGTCTCCGAGGCTGACAAAGGTGCCACTATTTTAGATTTTGATCGAGTCTTCGGCCTTAATCTGGAAAAGTTATCAGAGCCGGCTGATTTCGAAATCCCCGCCGAAATCAGCCGGCTCGCCGACGAACGAGAAGCAGCTCGCCAAAATAAAGACTGGAAAAAGGCGGATGAGTTAAGAGATCAGATTCGGAGACTTGGTTTTGAGATTTCTGACACTGAAAGTGGTCAAAAAATTTCTAAATAA